AAACATGCCCTCGTGACTAAAGTCCACACTAAGGGAACCTATCATAATAAGGGCCAAAGCTCCACCTGAAAGAGGAAAGGTGACATTAGTGGCACATGAATAACTTTTATTTCTCATtcatcaaaaaaatgaaaagacatTACTTTGgcaatatcaatataaaaatagTTTCCATAAAACTGAGCTTCTGATTATTATTGCAATGTATTTGCTTTAATGTTCCCCAATGGAAGACATTTTTATTGTCACATAAATCTGAATTGCCCACCCATTCAGTGCAGACATAATACAGCTTATTCAGATATAGACAATACGCAAATGTTTCATGGAAATTCTGTAGCTTCAATTTATTTACTTTGGCTTCTTGTGACATTAATCATTGCAATCCCACATAACATGAATGCTTTTGTATTTGCTAAACTAAACATGTCAGAGGGACTAGATCGTCAGCTCCTTTTGCCTAAAGATAAAGAGATACTCACGTCAGCAGAGGCTTCATACGGGAAAAGGGGGAACATTCCACTTGAGGTTCATCATCTTCATCCTCTTCTTCCGTGTTGCCTCCAGATGGGTCCTTCATAAATACCAGTAGTAGGCTCAAACAAATGACTCCAAGGCACGGCGCTATCTGTATCCAGATAAAGACAACTGACAGTTAGCCGACTGCATGATTAACACTGGCTGAATGTAAAAGCACAAGAACTGGCCAATGGCTGAGCAGATACTCTGCTCCCTCTAAATCTGGACCACTTATATTACCAGAAACAGCCTAAAGGGGACTATTGTTCCAGGTGCATTTCAAAGGCCTAATGCCAGAAAAAATAATCATCTAGCCAGTTGGTCACTATAATGCCCACGTTGAAGATTGTTTTCAGTTAgttgcttttttttctgaaagttatatttatgtgctGTGATATACAATACAGTATTTTTATAGATGCCAGATGAGTTATATGTCTAAATGCTAACAGATATCTTACTCTAAGCGTTATGGCGCTCAGCTGAATATATCACTTACCAGTCGTGCCACGTGCCAGGAGAATTGGTTGGCCACTAATGCTGCTATGCAGATCGCTATTAGCCTGAAGGGGAGAATGGAAAGAATTCAGGGTTAATATAAAAAGAATGAGCACAAGCAGAAGAAAACAATATACACTCACATGTAAGACTTAGTACTTACCTGAAAAGAAAGCTACACAGCTGAGATCCAAATATGGCGAGTCTTCGATTGGACGCTGAGAACATGTGTCCAATCAGTGGTAAAGCACAGCTTAAGAAAAAATCTGCTATTATGTCCAGTAATCCTCGCAGAAGTAGGATGAGCCAGAACCACTACAAGAAAAGGGACATAATCCTTATTAATTGTTTCATATTGTATCTGAATATCACAGAATATGAGCAGAAAGAAAGCTGAATATTACCTGCTTGGGTACAAAACAGAAGGTAAAAGTGAGCAGGGTCCAAAGTGTCATCCCTATACACATTATAGTCTTCTGGCTTAACCAATCTCCAAAATATCTAAAGACAGGACTTATAGCCAGAATGGTGAAGCCAAGAGCAAATACTGTAGGGGGAGAAAGAATGAGATTGTGAGACATAGCTAGTAAGAGCCAGAGATGGAACAAACAGTAGAAAGAGAGAGTGCCGCAGAAGGAAACATATGGAATATTATTATATTCCCATTAATGCAGAGAGAAAGACATAGCATTATAGACAATAAAAGACACAGATATTTGAGTAACACAAGGAAATGTGCCCTTACGTCCATCTACAAGTGCAGTCTTCTTTATATCAATGCCGTATTCTTCTTCAATTAATGGCATCACagctataaatacaataaaaggaCAAACAATGAAGTGAAGTTAGTAACATGGCGGTATTACACATAGAGATAATAGTAAAACTATAAAGGACTCTGTGAAGAAGAATAGCCCCCCAGCTTATATACTGATTGTACCCTCACCCCCAGCAAGTCCATCTCATACAAATGGTGCTTTTATGCAAAGGACTTTGTTTTGGGGTGCACATTAATAATAGCTTTACTATATTATAGCACATATAATCCAGTTCAACAACAGAGGGAAAAGTTGAATGAGTGGGGGTAAATGCCAGCAGAGAGATTCAagaaagtaatacaggtataggacccattatccagaatgcttgggaccaagggtattccggataaggggtctttccgtaatttggatctcaataccttaagtctactaaaaaatcaataaaacattaattaaaccccataggattgttttgtgtccaataagggattatttgtatcttagttgggatcaattacaaggtactgttttatttctacatagaaaaaggaaatcagttttaaaaatctgaattatttgattaaaatggagtctatgggagatgggctttcccgtaattcggagctttctggataacgggtttccggataaggggtccgatacatgtATAAGAGATTGGCGGTGGCCCTTGCTGCATGCTAGAATTACCCCCCAAAGTTTGGATCTAACATGGCAAATGGCAGTTATATAAAAATGGGTGATATTGATAGGTCCAAATGACCCATCTGAAATTAGAGCTTTGGGAAAAGCAGCAAAGGAAGAGGAAATAGTGGAAGAGCCAAAGACTATGCCGGGGCAATAAACAGATGAGAGAGAAGAAATCTGCTTTTTCTAAGGGAATTTGCTTGCTAATTGTATGCTCAGGACACAGAATACTAAAGTCGTTTAGATGGCCTTGCCCTTACCTTCTGTAAAATATCTATCAAACACCATGACTGCAGTTATAATTAGCATCACCGCCCAATTCAGGATACGGGGTATTTTCGTCTTCGTTCCATTCTCTCTTCTTCAAGTGTTTTAATAGGTTTTGATTtcaatttttagaaataaaaaagtccaaaaaatgaTGGAATGTTTTAGAACTGCAACAAATAGAGAATAAATTAGGCTTCTGGCAAAAAATCCCTCATCTCTGTCTCATGTTCCGCGAGGGAGAACGGACAGGAAACAAAGACGCCGGTTACAAACCAAATATCTGACTAATAAAAATGTAGGCTCTGAGCTCTGACCAACAACACAACATTCCTGGCTGCCATAGGGAACTAAAGCAACCGGGAATGtcagaaatataaatacaataatatcataaattatattactattaatgataataatatgaaTCATAATAATATTACTAATAGTTATTAgtcattataaataatattataaactagaaagggaagtttgagaacaaacttcatgttggggttgaaaaaacatgaagtcactgaatgggctccgcccactttctctgaccatggaccacagtttatatagttaaaaccactgtgcaaagtttggggaccctggtttttaatagtgtctgaatggcagcaacttaaatttccccaccgaaagtcaacgagtgacaacagtgattggtggttggtggctccaccccctttttctaacctggaactgcagttacccagtgactaactctgtttagggaccctaggattaatatttaaagaacggcagcagttttaaatttaaaccaataaaagtcaataggtgaattgggattggtgggtgtgcccacttcttctaaccttgagttgaagtcacccagtgacaaacagtgggcaccctggcataaatagtgtgagaatggcagcattttaaatttaaaccaataaaattcaatggatgaaatctgattggctgttagtggcccaacccacttttcctatttttgaactgcagtcccccagtgaccaactttgcaaattttggggactcaggcataaaaagtgtgagactgaaagcattttacacttccccattgtaccattaccatagtaaataggtgaaatgttattggctgtttattggctccgcccacttttttctagcttgaaatggcaaatacccagtgactaactctggaaactttaaagTGGACttatcacccagacataaaaagctgtataataaaagtccttttcaaattaaatgtgaaaccccaaataatttttttattaccacatctatacccattataaaagcatttagaaatccgagctgtcaatcatatattgcctgccccgcctccattccttaggcatagaggtgtggcagatagttactttcactttcaattcagaactttttagatgttgctgctctcctcacattccccctccctcctcaccatgtaattgtgtaaccagtgcataggcatgggtataaggtccccccatactggcaccgaAACAAGATATTgacagaatgcaatgcctgctttgataacagtgtccacaaatggcgcctgcctgcttgttgcaattgtgaattccaaggctgaaaaaataagattaaaataatttatatagtgtaagtaaagtttatttgcttgacaaacacaatagaaaacaatttggaattatttcctaaggtgacaggtccgctttaacaaccctggaattaatatttaaataatggcaacagtttaaatgtaaaccaatgaaatctaatgggtggaaatggatttgctgttggtggctccgcccacttcttctaaccctgaatatgtagtcatccagtcactgactgtgcaaagtttgggaaccctgacataaatactgtgagaaaagcagaattttaaatttaaacaaaaaaaattcaataggtgaactctgattggctgttggtggctcctcccactttttaaaacctaaaaatgcagtcccctagtgaccctggtgttaatactgtgagaatggcagcaggttgaatttccccattgaaaatcaatagttaaaatctgattggctattggtggctccacccacaactctgaaccgcagttaccaggtgactagctctgcaaagtttggagaccttagtattaattgttaaagaatggcagcagtttaaatttaaacatatctgattggttgttgttggccccacccacttttctaaacttggaacatagtcacctagtgacaaactgtgcaaagtttggggaccctgacattaaacatgtgagaacggcagcagttaaaatttccccactgaaaacaatgaaagaaatgtaattggcttttggcggccccgcccactttttctaaccttgagtacaaagtcacccagtgactgactgtgcaaagtttgcgaactctggcatcaaaccaataaaattcaacagccaatcaggtgaaatctgattggctgttggtggccccgcccactttttcaaaactaaaactgcaatcctctagtgaccaactgtgaaaagtttggggaccctggtgttattactgtgagaatggcagcaggttggatttccccattaaaagtcaataggtaaactctgattggctgttggtggctccgcccactttttcttaccttgaaccacagttacctggagcctaaccctgcaaagtttggggaccccggtgttattactgtgagaatggcagcaggttggatttctgccaagtcaataggtagaatttgattggctgttcacatctccgcccacttttgggcatccaataatcatcctattttcattcaggctgagcccatgactatgtgattcaagtttggggagtgtggcctcaaagctgtaagattggcagcagtttcaatttccccattaaagtcaatgggtacaatatgattggctgttgttggcccctcccactttgcaggggtttttttttgttttgtttttttttaaacctgaatgcgtagtcacccagtgactgagcaaagtttggaaaatctggcatcaaaccaataaagatcaataggtgaaatttgattggctgttggtggctccgcccactttccaaaacttgaactgcagtcccctagtgaccaactgtaaaaagtttggggaccccgacgttattactgtgagaatggcagcaggttgaatttccaccaaatcaataggtaaaagctgattggcggttcacagctccgcccacttttgggcatccaataatcatcctattttcattcaggctgagcccatgattatgttattcaagtttggggggtgtagcctcaaagctgtaagttggcagcagtttgaaaatcttccctgtcaaagtcaatgggaaaattNNNNNNNNNNNNNNNNNNNNNNNNNNNNNNNNNNNNNNNNNNNNNNNNNNNNNNNNNNNNNNNNNNNNNNNNNNNNNNNNNNNNNNNNNNNNNNNNNNNNNNNNNNNNNNNNNNNNNNNNNNNNNNNNNNNNNNNNNNNNNNNNNNNNNNNNNNNNNNNNNNNNNNNNNNNNNNNNNNNNNNNNNNNNNNNNNNNNNNNNNNNNNNNNNNNNNNNNNNNNNNNNNNNNNNNNNNNNNNNNNNNNNNNNNNNNNNNNNNNNNNNNNNNNNNNNNNNNNNNNNNNNNNNNNNNNNNNNNNNNNNNNNNNNNNNNNNNNNNNNNNNNNNNNNNNNNNNNNNNNNNNNNNNNNNNNNNNNNNNNNNNNNNNNNNNNNNNNNNNNNNNNNNNNNNNNNNNNNNNNNNNNNNNNNNNNNNNNNNNNNNNNNNNNNNNNNNNNNNNNNNNNNNNNNNNNNNNNNNNNNNNNNNNNNNNNNNNNNNNNNNNNNNNNNNNNNNNNNNNNNNNNNNNNNNNNNNNNNNNNNNNNNNNNNNNNNNNNNNNNNNNNNNNNNNNNNNNNNNNNNNNNNNNNNNNNNNNNNNNNNNNNNNNNNNNNNNNNNNNNNNNNNNNNNNNNNNNNNNNNNNNNNNNNNNNNNNNNNNNNNNNNNNNNNNNNNNNNNNNNNNNNNNNNNNNNNNNNNNNNNNNNNNNNNNNNNNNNNNNNNNNNNNNNNNNNNNNNNNNNNNNNNNNNNNNNNNNNNNNNNNNNNNNNNNNNNNNNNNNNNNNNNNNNNNNNNNNNNNNNNNNNNNNNNNNNNNNNNNNNNNNNNNNNNNNNNNNNNNNNNNNNNNNNNNNNNNNNNNNNNNNNNNNNNNNNNNNNNNNNNNNNNNNNNNNNNNNNNNNNNNNNNNNNNNNNNNNNNNNNNNNNNNNNNNNNNNNNNNNNNNNNNNNNNNNNNNNNNNNNNNNNNNNNNNNNNNNNNNNNNNNNNNNNNNNNNNNNNNNNNNNNNNNNNNNNNNNNNNNNGAGATGAGCAGGTCAAACATTTCTAAACCTGATCTTAATCTTCACCCAACCCAGTCTAAAGTCTTCTAATATATTAGCAGCCTTACTCTCCTATCATTGACTCATACGTGGGCCATCAAAGGTTAGGGGTTCTGCATAAGGTTTGACTTGCCTGATCCTCCACCTGGCCCAGACCTGCCCAACCCATGCAGGCTTCAGGTCAACCTACTCAACACACACAGACCTTTGGTGGACCAACATTTCTAATCCTAAACCTGATCCTAATCTTCACCCAACCCAGTCTAAAGTCTTCTTCTACTATATGAGCAGCCTTACTTTCCTCTCATTGACTCATACCAGGGCCATCAAAGGTGAGGGGTTCTGCTTAAGGTTTGATTTGCCTGGTCCTCCACCTGGCCCAGACCTGCCCAACCTATGCATGCTTTAGGTCAACCTACTCAACACACACAGACCTTTGGTGGACCAAACAGATCACAAACAATCATCTAAGTCGATGGCCAAAGTGCAGGCTGAGGACTCTGCTTTAGGCAGACAACAGGCGGAGGGTGGAAAGGAACaaacagaagagaaagggaagaagaATACAGAAACTTCCTAATGAAAGGCAGTAACAGAGCAAAAGGGAATGAGTTTGTAGCTAAGTATAACACTGAGTGATAGAATGGAAAGAGAATACAGATAAAGAAGCTGGGGAACAAAATGGAAACAATGGCCAAAGGGGAAGGGAACGAGGGGAAGCAAAATACAGGACACAAGGTGGGCGCTAATGGTCTGCGTATGCCAGCGCTCCCTAAACTGCACATCTCATTGGCTCGCAGGTAAGGGAACAAGGAGAGAGAGGAGGTGTCTATGTGTCTGCCTATAGCCAccccccacccctcatgaatacagtgctgccaaatggaGTCTCTGCACTGCAGCACTTTTTCtaagagcaaagtgcaaaaaaacatggtggattgtgccagtttttgtattttataccCTACCCTGcaggtagtaaatgacccccgGAGAAATAGCATAAAGCACAATATTGCACCCatcagcacataatacacacagCACTAATGGCGGGTCTTGGGGCAGTTCTGGCCAGGTTTGTGATACAACAAAGCACAAGGCTCTAACTCAAGAACCTACCAAAAACGCTCTACTACTCATCTTCCAAACTGCTGTCTAGCTGTtagggtaattaagccctagcaaccagagtaAAGCTGAGAGCCCCCGGACAAAATGTGTGAATAATTCCAAAAATCGCAAGTATGTaataatgaatacaaaatgaaaattagCCTTAAACATTGTTTACACCAGGAGCCCCCAATCTTTGTCAAATATAAAACcgttgtggagcaacacaagtatagaGACAGGAGGTGCCAAATTGGGGATATGATTGGCTACTGGAAGCTCtttatggggactggcagcctataggaggctctgtttggcggcacaaatgggtttttatgcaactaaagttGCTTCCAAGTCAGgacaaaataagcacctgctttgaggccactgggagcaacatccaaggggttgggggtcTACACCGTATCAAAACTTCATTCATGGGTGAACTGGCCCTTTAAAATAGCAGCCATTGCAGGTGGTTTGTGGTTTATTGTGAAATGTAAGCAAACAGCAGGACACGGTGCGTTTGCACAAGATAAACAAGCTTCGTTACAGTCACAGAGAATGGATGTCACAATTCAGTGGGTGATTTAGTGATCCCGGCTGAGAAGAATGGAGACTTAGGCAAGAGCGGAGCCGGGAACAGCTTCCTACAGGCAAATGGAAATGAGCCAAAAGGCTGACGCTTTACTCTCTATTCTCTCCTCACTACTGATATCGGGAAAACAAAAAGGGGAACATTTTGAAATAAAGTTTGGGACAATGATCTGCAGTTTCCAAGGCTTTACGGCTGCTGGGTATTTGCTGGCTGTGAGCAGCCCCTTTGCTCTCTATGGGATAAATACACAGAAAGGCTCTATGGGATAAGCAGCACTTAGGGTATACAGGACCGGCTCAGAATGACAAGTACGACCGGTTTCTCTGCTTCTCGTGATGCAATAGGGACTGCGCGTGGATCAGGTTCCTACATAAACAGGTGAGGGAGGGGGGGCTGCGGCTTCATGGGAAAAGCTGGAGATTTTGGGCCCTATTTGAGAATAGGGGCAGTTAAATCTCTAATACCCATTGGTTATTTAACGCTGGACCCcagtttcttttctgtttttcactgtgcctttaaaagggttattcaccttttactatgatgtagagagtaatattctgagaccatttgccattggtcttcatttgtttttattcatagttttttagttattttattttcagttctccagttgggagtttcagcagttatttggttgctaaggtccaagataccttagcaaccaagaagtggtttggatgagagactgatatatgaataggagaggggctgaatagaaaagtaacaataacaataaaaccggagcctcacagagcaatagggtttggctgccggggtcagtgacccccatttgaaagctgcaaagagttagaaggcgGCAAAAacgataacaaataaataatgaaaaccaattaaaaagttgcttagaagtggccattctataacaaactaaagggtgaaccacccatttaacacTGAATTCCTACTATCAGCTTTGCAGGCCCCCAGCCCTGAACCTCTAGCATCACTTTCATTGGCTGCACATTGCAAGGAGGTACCAATATACATATACGTTCTGACCCCTAATGCAGATGGGCAGGAgcagaactaggagtaggcagaataGACAGCTGCTGGGCACCATTTGAATGGGCACCATTTGAATAGGCACCAGCAACGGGTGGGGGGCACCATTTTAATGGAGGGAGCAATGGCTGGGGGGGCACCATTTGAATGGAGGGAGCAATGGCTGGGGGGGAATGGAGGGAGCAATGGCTGGGGGGGCACCATTTGAAAGGAGGGCGGGGGGGGCACCATTTGAATGGAGGGAGCAACGGGTGGGGGAGAAGGGCTGTAGCAGCTGGAGGGATTATGAGAGCGATTGGTGGTGGCAGTGGGGGGGGCTTCAAATGATCAGTGATGGATCTGTATACATGGACTGTACCCAGGGTGCTACTATTGCCACACAGATGAGCatggattaaagggaaagttacacACGTTTATTACCCTCCCTTGCAGGATTGGGTTAATATATGTAACTCAATACATAAAAGTGCCATTATCTTCCCAGTCCAGTTATTCCCTGACAACTTTTCACACGTTGGATCTTGTTTCCTACAGAACAAGCCGCAGTGCAAATGGGTGGATATACATACGCCGACTTTAATTTCCATGGGGATGTTTATTTGACAGAGCCGAGCCAATACAATGGCTATATATGCGGCACATAAACTGTGGTGCATTGATTTACTGGGCCCCATCGACTGCCAGATCTATAATTGTAGGCGCCGAGATGCGTCGCTGGGTACGCTGGCTTTATGGAATGATCCTCCCATCTAATTCCCATCTCTGCTCATCATTAACTGGCACCGACATTACCCCTGTGTCGGGAAAGGGGCCGCGGGGTCTTTGCCTTGGGTTTCTCATAGATTGAGGATATTGGTCGAACATAGTGTTCAGCGAATTAAAAAGTTGCCATTGCCAAAAAAATCGGCAAGAAAAATGTTGCGGAGACAAAAAGGCACCATATAAAAGCCCATGGACTTTAATAGATTTGTagtgagaaaaacaaaaaagttgccaagaaaaatGTCACGACAAACTTTGTcacatttggagtaagaaaaaaagttgcacgtaaaACTTTGTTGCGCGTAAAAAGTCTCCTATTGGCTTTAATGCGATTTGAGaatttttatttaatagttaCAATACTTTGCACGCCGATCATACTAAAGTTTCagattttgtgttatttttatgcaAGATGttcagcctttttaaaaaaaaataaaaaatttgaaagTGAAATTTAAACGGAAATTCATTTTTGTGAATCTGTGAATTTTCCCAAAGAGTAAGTGCTCGACCGGCCATTGTAAGAGCATTTTCCTCACTTGCATCTTGGAAAACAATAGCGcgataacttccccttgaaagtgtgtgaaacagaaaacaataatgcgttaacttccccttgaaagtgtgtgaaacagaaaaaaatagtgcgttaacttccccttgaaagtatgtgaaacagaaaacaatagtgcgttaacttccccttgaaagtgtgtgaaacagaaacaataatgcgttaacttccccttgaaagtgtgtgaaacagaaacaatagagcgttaacttccccttgaaagtgtgtgaaacagaaaacaataatgcgttaacttccccttgaaagtatgtaaaacagaaaaaaatagtgcgttaacttccccttgaaagtgtgtgaaacagaaacaataatgcgttaacttccccttgaaagtgtgtgaaacagaaacaatagagcgttaacttccccttgaaagtgtgtgaaacagaaaacaataatgcgttaacttccccttgaaagtgtgtgaaacagaaaacaataatgcgttaacttccccttgaaagtgtgtgaaacagaaaacaataatgcgttaacttccccttgaaagtgtgtgaaacagaaacaataatgcgttaacttccccttgaaagtgtgtgaaacagaaaacaatagtgcgttaacttccccttgaaagtgtgtgaaacagaaacaataatgcgttaacttccccttgaaagtatgtgaaacagaaaaaaatagtgcgttaacttccccttgaaagtgtgtgaaacagaaacaataatgcgttaacttccccttgaaagtgtgtgaaacagaaacaatagagcgttaacttccccttgaaagtgtgtgaaacagaaaacaataatgcgttaacttccccttgaaagtgtgtgaaacagaaacaataatgcgttaacttccccttgaaagtgtgtgaaacagaaacaatagagcgttaacttccccttgaaagtgtgtgaaacagaaaacaataatgcgttaacttccccttgaaagtgtgtgaaacagaaaacaatagtgcgttaacttccccttgaaagtgtgtgaaacagaaaacaatagtgcgttaacttccccttgaaagtgtgtgaaacagaaaacaataatgcgttaacttccccttgaaagtgtgtgaaacagaaaacaatagtgcgttaacttccccttgaaagtgtgtgaaacagaaaacaataatgcgttaacttccccttgaaagtgtgtgaaacagaaaacaataatgcgttaacttccccttgaaagtatgtgaaacagaaaaaaatagtgcgttaacttccccttgaaagtgtgtgaaacagaacaataatgcgttaacttccccttgaaagtgtgtgaaacagaaacaataatgcgttaacttccccttgaaagtgtgtgaaacagaaaacaataatgcgt
The sequence above is a segment of the Xenopus tropicalis strain Nigerian chromosome 7, UCB_Xtro_10.0, whole genome shotgun sequence genome. Coding sequences within it:
- the LOC116412046 gene encoding protein spinster homolog 1-like, whose amino-acid sequence is MLIITAVMVFDRYFTEAVMPLIEEEYGIDIKKTALVDGLFALGFTILAISPVFRYFGDWLSQKTIMCIGMTLWTLLTFTFCFVPKQWFWLILLLRGLLDIIADFFLSCALPLIGHMFSASNRRLAIFGSQLCSFLFRLIAICIAALVANQFSWHVARLIAPCLGVICLSLLLVFMKDPSGGNTEEEDEDDEPQVECSPFSRMKPLLT